A section of the bacterium genome encodes:
- a CDS encoding prepilin-type N-terminal cleavage/methylation domain-containing protein, giving the protein MMKKRRFKGFTLIEMLVVIAIILVLAAILYPALSKMREYGRGVRCASNLRQLQIASLNMASQTGHLPYSASWMEDQSDGTKKHIPGWVAWYNQLPGATAAGNNAWYDADGYKSITNGALWTYVKGDAVYLCPTFAMKSVCGQNSPRRSYGMVTNMNVSGANILNLTAVSTMLYCDDKGLLPNAGQDTDPQCGTNEVGTFHQGKGNAVYLDGHVERL; this is encoded by the coding sequence TATTGCGATTATTCTTGTACTGGCGGCCATACTTTATCCAGCGTTAAGTAAAATGAGGGAGTACGGGCGTGGTGTAAGATGCGCGTCCAACCTACGCCAACTTCAGATAGCATCCTTAAATATGGCTAGCCAAACTGGCCATCTTCCGTATTCAGCCAGTTGGATGGAGGATCAAAGTGATGGTACAAAAAAGCATATTCCAGGCTGGGTGGCTTGGTATAACCAATTGCCGGGCGCTACCGCAGCCGGGAATAACGCTTGGTATGATGCGGACGGATATAAGTCGATAACAAATGGAGCGCTCTGGACATATGTCAAAGGTGACGCTGTATATCTGTGTCCTACATTTGCCATGAAGAGCGTTTGCGGTCAGAACTCGCCCAGGCGCAGTTATGGGATGGTGACGAATATGAACGTCAGTGGGGCCAACATTTTAAATCTAACAGCCGTGTCGACTATGCTTTATTGCGATGATAAAGGGCTTCTTCCGAATGCCGGACAAGACACCGATCCACAGTGCGGCACCAATGAAGTAGGAACATTTCACCAAGGCAAAGGGAACGCCGTCTATCTGGATGGGCACGTCGAGCGTCTATAA